In a genomic window of Phacochoerus africanus isolate WHEZ1 chromosome 6, ROS_Pafr_v1, whole genome shotgun sequence:
- the SLA gene encoding src-like-adapter isoform X3, with product MIRESETKKGFYSLSVKHRQVKHYRIFRLPNNWYYISPRLTFQCLEDLVNHYSEVADGLCCVLTTPCLTQTTATPAERAPDSPVTLRQKTFDWKRASRLREDPEGAGSPLGVDESLFSYGLRESIASYLSLTGEDNTSFDRKKKSLSLMYSGSKRKSSFFSSPPYFED from the exons ATGATCAGAGAGAGCGAGACCAAGAAAG GGTTTTACTCACTCTCGGTGAAGCACCGGCAGGTGAAGCATTACCGCATCTTCCGTCTGCCAAACAACTGGTACTACATCTCCCCGAGGCTCACCTTCCAGTGCCTGGAGGACCTGGTGAACCACTATTCAG AGGTGGCTGACGGCCTCTGCTGTGTCCTGACCACACCCTGCCTCACTCAGACCACAGCCACCCCGGCAGAAAGGGCCCCCGACTCGCCCGTCACCTTGCGCCAGAAGACCTTCGACTGGAAGAGGGcatccag GCTCCGGGAGGACCCTGAGGGGGCAGGAAGCCCACTGGGCGTGGATGAGTCCCTTTTCAGCTACGGCCTCCGGGAAAGCATTGCCTCCTACCTGTCCCTGACCGGCGAGGACAACACCTCCTTCGATCGGAAGAAGAAAAGCCTCTCCCTGATGTACAGCGGGAGCAAAAGGAAGAGCTCTTTCTTCTCGTCACCGCCATACTTCGAAGACTAG
- the SLA gene encoding src-like-adapter isoform X1 gives MGNSVRSSPAPAERPAPSPDGTDSDFLAVLSDYPSPDISPPIFRRGEKLRVISDEGGWWKAISLSTGRESYIPGICVARVYHGWLFEGLGRDKAEELLQLPDTKVGSFMIRESETKKGFYSLSVKHRQVKHYRIFRLPNNWYYISPRLTFQCLEDLVNHYSEVADGLCCVLTTPCLTQTTATPAERAPDSPVTLRQKTFDWKRASRLREDPEGAGSPLGVDESLFSYGLRESIASYLSLTGEDNTSFDRKKKSLSLMYSGSKRKSSFFSSPPYFED, from the exons GAACGGACAGCGACTTCCTGGCAGTGCTGAGTGACTACCCGTCTCCTGACATCAGCCCCCCGATATTCCGCCGCGGGGAGAAACTGCGCGTGATTTCTGA TGAAGGGGGCTGGTGGAAAGCCATTTCTCTTAGCACTGGTCGAGAGAGTTACATTCCTGGAATATGTGTGGCCAGAGTTTACCATGG CTGGCTGTTTGAAGGGCTGGGCAGAGACAAGGCAGAGGAGCTGCTCCAGCTACCAGACACGAAGGTCGGCTCCTTCATGATCAGAGAGAGCGAGACCAAGAAAG GGTTTTACTCACTCTCGGTGAAGCACCGGCAGGTGAAGCATTACCGCATCTTCCGTCTGCCAAACAACTGGTACTACATCTCCCCGAGGCTCACCTTCCAGTGCCTGGAGGACCTGGTGAACCACTATTCAG AGGTGGCTGACGGCCTCTGCTGTGTCCTGACCACACCCTGCCTCACTCAGACCACAGCCACCCCGGCAGAAAGGGCCCCCGACTCGCCCGTCACCTTGCGCCAGAAGACCTTCGACTGGAAGAGGGcatccag GCTCCGGGAGGACCCTGAGGGGGCAGGAAGCCCACTGGGCGTGGATGAGTCCCTTTTCAGCTACGGCCTCCGGGAAAGCATTGCCTCCTACCTGTCCCTGACCGGCGAGGACAACACCTCCTTCGATCGGAAGAAGAAAAGCCTCTCCCTGATGTACAGCGGGAGCAAAAGGAAGAGCTCTTTCTTCTCGTCACCGCCATACTTCGAAGACTAG
- the SLA gene encoding src-like-adapter isoform X2, which yields MPAGTDSDFLAVLSDYPSPDISPPIFRRGEKLRVISDEGGWWKAISLSTGRESYIPGICVARVYHGWLFEGLGRDKAEELLQLPDTKVGSFMIRESETKKGFYSLSVKHRQVKHYRIFRLPNNWYYISPRLTFQCLEDLVNHYSEVADGLCCVLTTPCLTQTTATPAERAPDSPVTLRQKTFDWKRASRLREDPEGAGSPLGVDESLFSYGLRESIASYLSLTGEDNTSFDRKKKSLSLMYSGSKRKSSFFSSPPYFED from the exons ATGCCAGCAG GAACGGACAGCGACTTCCTGGCAGTGCTGAGTGACTACCCGTCTCCTGACATCAGCCCCCCGATATTCCGCCGCGGGGAGAAACTGCGCGTGATTTCTGA TGAAGGGGGCTGGTGGAAAGCCATTTCTCTTAGCACTGGTCGAGAGAGTTACATTCCTGGAATATGTGTGGCCAGAGTTTACCATGG CTGGCTGTTTGAAGGGCTGGGCAGAGACAAGGCAGAGGAGCTGCTCCAGCTACCAGACACGAAGGTCGGCTCCTTCATGATCAGAGAGAGCGAGACCAAGAAAG GGTTTTACTCACTCTCGGTGAAGCACCGGCAGGTGAAGCATTACCGCATCTTCCGTCTGCCAAACAACTGGTACTACATCTCCCCGAGGCTCACCTTCCAGTGCCTGGAGGACCTGGTGAACCACTATTCAG AGGTGGCTGACGGCCTCTGCTGTGTCCTGACCACACCCTGCCTCACTCAGACCACAGCCACCCCGGCAGAAAGGGCCCCCGACTCGCCCGTCACCTTGCGCCAGAAGACCTTCGACTGGAAGAGGGcatccag GCTCCGGGAGGACCCTGAGGGGGCAGGAAGCCCACTGGGCGTGGATGAGTCCCTTTTCAGCTACGGCCTCCGGGAAAGCATTGCCTCCTACCTGTCCCTGACCGGCGAGGACAACACCTCCTTCGATCGGAAGAAGAAAAGCCTCTCCCTGATGTACAGCGGGAGCAAAAGGAAGAGCTCTTTCTTCTCGTCACCGCCATACTTCGAAGACTAG